The proteins below are encoded in one region of Danio rerio strain Tuebingen ecotype United States chromosome 14, GRCz12tu, whole genome shotgun sequence:
- the pdlim3b gene encoding PDZ and LIM domain protein 3b isoform X1: MPQNVVLDGPAPWGFRLSGGKDFNQPLTITRVTPGSKASRVNLCPGDIILSIQGVSTDGMTHAEAQNNIKDSTNQLFLKIERPETKIWSPQVIEEGKVNPFKINLEAEKQDIDYFEHKFNVRPKPFTSASQRSDSTSQTLMGNVAQMAGTPSTAHSVQYNSPIALYSADNVSNTLQQAQMSTVVRQASPSSKPLTSIEDSHVYRMLQDANEQPHEPRQSGSFKALQDYVESDGTRPMVTRSVKAPVTKPQAATSSLQKLPLCDKCGTGIVGTVVKARDKYRHPACFVCSDCGMNLKQKGYFFVDGQMYCEAHARMRMTPPEGHDLVTVYPTA; the protein is encoded by the exons GTGACTCCGGGCAGTAAAGCATCTCGGGTCAACCTGTGTCCTGGAGACATCATTCTGTCCATCCAGGGAGTGTCTACAGACGGCATGACTCACGCTGAAGCCCAGAACAACATCAAAGACTCAACCAATCAGCTTTTCCTCAAGATAGAGAG GCCTGAAACAAAAATCTGGTCACCTCAGGTTATTGAAGAGGGGAAGGTGAACCCATTCAAAATCAATTTGGAGGCAGAGAAGCAA GACATTGATTACTTCGAACACAAGTTTAATGTCAGACCAAAGCCCTTCACATCTGCAAGCCAAAGGAG TGACAGTACATCTCAGacgctgatgggaaatgtagctCAGATGGCTGGCACCCCATCGACAGCTCATTCTGTACAGTATAACTCCCCCATTGCATTATACTCGGCAGACAATGTATCAAATACATTGCAGCAGGCTCAGATGTCCACTGTAGTCAGGCAGGCATCGCCCAG CTCTAAACCGCTGACGTCTATTGAAGACTCCCATGTGTACCGTATGCTCCAAGATGCCAACGAGCAGCCACATGAACCACGTCAGTCTGGATCATTTAAGGCCCTGCAAGACTATGTGGAGAGTGATG GCACAAGGCCCATGGTGACTAGAAGTGTAAAAGCTCCAGTGACAAAGCCCCAAGCCGCCACTTCTTCACTGCAGAAGCTGCCTCTCTGTGATAAATGTGGCACAGGCATTGT AGGAACGGTGGTGAAAGCTCGGGACAAGTACCGCCATCCAGCCTGTTTTGTGTGCTCAGACTGCGGCATGAACTTGAAGCAGAAGGGCTACTTCTTTGTGGATGGACAGATGTACTGTGAAGCCCATGCTCGAATGAGGATGACCCCACCAGAGGGACATGATCTAGTTACAGTGTATCCTACTGCTTAG
- the pdlim3b gene encoding PDZ and LIM domain protein 3b — MPQNVVLDGPAPWGFRLSGGKDFNQPLTITRVTPGSKASRVNLCPGDIILSIQGVSTDGMTHAEAQNNIKDSTNQLFLKIERPETKIWSPQVIEEGKVNPFKINLEAEKQEYKPIGTGHNRRAQPFVAAASLDDKTQVVSSTYNTPIGLYSQDNIQDALQGQIRGLVHEKPEGSKPLTSIEDSHVYRMLQDANEQPHEPRQSGSFKALQDYVESDGTRPMVTRSVKAPVTKPQAATSSLQKLPLCDKCGTGIVGTVVKARDKYRHPACFVCSDCGMNLKQKGYFFVDGQMYCEAHARMRMTPPEGHDLVTVYPTA, encoded by the exons GTGACTCCGGGCAGTAAAGCATCTCGGGTCAACCTGTGTCCTGGAGACATCATTCTGTCCATCCAGGGAGTGTCTACAGACGGCATGACTCACGCTGAAGCCCAGAACAACATCAAAGACTCAACCAATCAGCTTTTCCTCAAGATAGAGAG GCCTGAAACAAAAATCTGGTCACCTCAGGTTATTGAAGAGGGGAAGGTGAACCCATTCAAAATCAATTTGGAGGCAGAGAAGCAA GAGTATAAACCTATTGGCACAGGTCATAACAGAAGAGCACAGCCCTTTGTGGCTGCCGCCAGTCTGGATGACAAAACACAGGTGGTGAGCTCCACCTACAACACTCCCATAGGCCTCTACTCTCAAGATAACATCCAGGACGCCCTGCAAGGACAGATCCGGGGTCTGGTGCATGAAAAGCCTGAGGG CTCTAAACCGCTGACGTCTATTGAAGACTCCCATGTGTACCGTATGCTCCAAGATGCCAACGAGCAGCCACATGAACCACGTCAGTCTGGATCATTTAAGGCCCTGCAAGACTATGTGGAGAGTGATG GCACAAGGCCCATGGTGACTAGAAGTGTAAAAGCTCCAGTGACAAAGCCCCAAGCCGCCACTTCTTCACTGCAGAAGCTGCCTCTCTGTGATAAATGTGGCACAGGCATTGT AGGAACGGTGGTGAAAGCTCGGGACAAGTACCGCCATCCAGCCTGTTTTGTGTGCTCAGACTGCGGCATGAACTTGAAGCAGAAGGGCTACTTCTTTGTGGATGGACAGATGTACTGTGAAGCCCATGCTCGAATGAGGATGACCCCACCAGAGGGACATGATCTAGTTACAGTGTATCCTACTGCTTAG